CAGGCGCGACGGTGGATCGGACGGGCGGACAAATCTTCGCCTCGTACACGCCGAATGTCACCGCCAGCACCACGCTGGCGACCACAGAAGGGCCAAGCAAGATGACCGACCCGCGTGACTCCAGGGGCCCGCTTGAGCCGGATGCGGTGAACAGCCGCACGTCCGGTTCTGAGGGGGCCGGGGGGCGGCGACGCCCTCCGGCTACCCGACTGAGCGCACTCACCGTCGACCACTCGACGGCCCACGGTCACGAGTGGGACGACCTGGTCCGTATCTGGGAGGAGACGGACGCACCCGAGGGCTGCACGGTGGAGATCATCGAGGGAATCGTCACCGTGACGCCACCGCTGTCCAACGCGCACAACGACATTGCTGACTGCGTACAGCGTCGCTTGTATCAGGTCGTTCCCGAGGATTGGGGCGTGTATGCGACGCAGGGCACCGCGTTCCCGTTGAAGGACGGGCTCTACGTGCCGGATCTGGTCGCGGTGCCACGAGCCGTGCTGCGAGCAGAAGGCGGCAACTACATCCCCGCCACCACCGCCGAACTCGTCGTCGAGATCACCTCGAAGTCCAACGCCTCCACGGACCGCATCACCAAGGCCGCCGCCTACGCCTCCGCAGGAATCCCCCTGTACCTCCTCATCGACGCCTGGGCCCCGGGCGGCCCCACCGTCACCCTCTACGGAGAGCCCAAGGCGGACGTCTACCGGGTGCTCACCGCCGGCAAGTTCGGAGACACGATCAAGCTCCCCGAACCCTTCGGCCTGGATCTCGACACCAGCATCTTCCCCACGAGCGGCTGATGGGTGAGGTGCTCGTCGTCACCGGTTGAAGGCCTCGTTCAGGTGTTCATCGGTACGGGTGGCCAGGTCGGCCGGGCCGTCGAAGAGGTCCCAGTCGGGTGTTCGGGGATCGTCCCCGATGGTTCCGGAGGGCAGTCGCAGGGCACCGGCTGCCCACTCGATGGCGAGACTCTCCGGCGTCCTCCCCAGTACCGCCGCCAGGTCACGCAAGAGTGCCGCCTCGCTCCCGGTGACGGTGACCTTCGCGGTGATCTCCTCCGGACCGTGCGGCACGTCGGCAGGCTGGTCACTCATGACGGGGCGGCTCCTTCTTGGGGGGATACCTCACCATGGTGCACACAATCCGTGCAATGCAGTGCTGCCGCGGACCTTGGGGACTCGTTCGGGTGACCGTGGCCCGTGACCTCACCTTGGGATCGACCACCACCACCAGGCCGATGACATACCCGCCCCCGCCCGGTCTACCCGGTGTGGATGCCCTCACCCCAGCCCCGCTGGTCCTGCCCGAGCGTGCCGGGCCCGACGAACTGGCCCGGCTCTGTGCCGTCGTGCGTGCCCGGCTGGAGGTGGCGCGGGGAGGGGTGGTCGTGTGCGATGCACGGGCGGTCCGGGGCGCGGGGCTGGAGGCCGTCGAGATGCTGGCCCGCCTTGAGCTTGCCGCGCGGCGTGCCGGGGGCCGGATCCGGATCCGGGGCGCCGCGCCCGGGCTGCGCGCGCTGTTAGCCCTGGTCGGCCTCCGCTTCGAGATGGAGCGGGAGACCGAAGGCGGGGAAGAGCCGGGCGGTGTCCAGGAACGAGGTGAGGCCGGTGATCCGCCCCTCTGACATTTCGAGGACCTGCAACGCCCATGCGTCGTGCCCCGGCCCGCTCGTGCTGCGGCGGTACTGGCCGAAGGCCGGCGTGCCGTTCGCCACGGTGGGCAGCAGGCGCGAGCCGCGGCAGCCCGCACCCTTGCCGAGCATCCACGCCTCGATCTCGCCCGGGCCGCGCAGCCACAGGTCGTACGGCGGCATGGACAGCACGGCGTCCTCGTGGAGGAGCGCGGTCAGCTCCTTCATGTCGTAGCCCTCGAAGGCGCGGACATAGCGCTCCAGGAGCTTCTGCTGCTCCTCGTCCATCGGCTTGAGGGGCTCGCTGTCCTTGACGCGGGCCGCGGCGAGGGTGGCGCGGGCGCGCTGGAGGGCGCTGTTCACCGAGGCGACCGAGGTCTCCAGCAGCTCCGCGACCTCGCCGGCCCGCCAGGCCAGCACCTCCCGCAGGATCAGCACGGAGCGCTGCTTCGGCGGCAGGTGCTGGAGCGCCGCGACGAACGCCAGCCGCACCGACTCGCGGGCCACCGCCTCCTGCGCGGGGTCCGCCGAGGAGGGCAGCACGCGGCCGTCGGCCACGGGTTCGAGCCAGGTCGGCTCCGGGCGCTCCTTGAGCACCGCGGTCGCGGCGGCCCCCGGCTCGGTGAGGTCCATGGGGCGGGCCCTTCGGTTCCCTGCGCTGAGGTGGTCGAGGCAGACGTTGTTCGCGATGCGGTAGAGCCAGGAGCGCAGCGAGGAGCGGCCCTCGAAGCGGTCGTACCCGCGCCAGGCGCGCACCATGGTGTCCTGCACCGCGTCCTCCGCCTCGAAGGACGAGCCGAGCATGCGGTAGCAGTAGCCCGTCAGCTCCGTGCGGTACTGCTCCAGGCGCCTGTCGAGGTCAGCCTCGTCTGTCGTCGTAGCCGTCATGTCGCTCATCGCCCACCCCTGTGGCCTCTCCCGTGTGCGAGCCCTGCCGCGCCGCGGGCGGTCCGCGGTGCCTTCGAATCCGTACCGCGGAAGCTACAGCAGCCCACTGACAACGGCCCCCGACGTGGGACATCCCGGTGCGGACGCGACACATCCCCCTGCGGAGAGGTGCAGGGGGCGCGTCCTCAGTGCGCCGAGGGAGCCGGGCCGCCCACCTGGTGGCGGCGTGCCGCCCGCGTGCCGAGGAGGGTGATCACGGCGACGCCCGCGACGGCCAGCAGCCCGAGGGCCACCATGCCGCTCCAGCCCGCCGCGCGGAAGGCGATCGCGCCGAGCGCGCTGCCCGCGCTGGAGCCGATGTAGTAGCCCGACTGGTACAGCGCGGAGGCCTGCGCGCGGCCGTGCTGCGCCGTCCGGCTGACCGCGGAGGACGCGACCGCGTGGCCCGCGAAGAAGCCGGCCGTGATGAGGACCAGGCCCAGCAGCACCGCCGGCAGCGAGTCCGCCAGCGACACCAGCAGCCCGGCCGCCGTGGTGCCCGCGGCCAGGTAGAGCGCGCCACGCCGGCCCAGCCGGTTCACGAGCCGTCCGGCCGCCGCGGAGGAGCCCGTGCCGACCAGGTAGATCACGAAGACGGATCCGATGAGGCCCTGCGGGAGGGAGAACGGCGCGTCGCTCAGGCGGTAGGCGATGACGGTGTACGAGCCGCCGAAGACCATCATGAAGAGCGCACCGATGGCGTACAGCCGCCGCAGCAGGGGGTTCGCCAGGTGGTCGCGGACGGCACGCACCAGCGCCCGGGCGTCGACGGCGGCCTCGGCCCCGGCCGGGGAGGTACCGCGCGCCGGCGCGCCCCCGGAGCGCCCGGCCCCCGCGGCGCGCCCCCGCCGCGGCGCGGGCAGCAGCACCCGGAACAGCGCCGCGCACACCAGCGCGATCAGCCCGATCGCGCCGACCGCCCACCGCCAGCCCCACTCCTGGGCGATCCAGCCCGAGATGATGCGGCCGCTCATGCCGCCGATGCTGTTGCCCGCGACGAACAGCCCCACCGCGGCGACCAGCGCCTTCGGCCTGACCTCCTCCGCGAGGTAGGCCATGGCGGACGCCGGCAGCCCCGCCAGCGCCGCACCCTGCGCGGCCCGCAGCGCCACCAGCACCCCGATCGACGGCGCGAACGGCACCAGCAGTCCCACCACCACCGCGACGGCCAGGGACGCGGTCATCACCGTCCGCCGCCCGCCTCCGCGGCCCGAGGGACGGTGCCGCCAGCGCTCGGACAGCATGCTCAGCGGCAGCACGGCCAGCGCCAGGGCGCCGGTCGCCGCCGAGACGGTCCAGGCCGCCGTGCTCTCGCCCGCCCCGAACTCCTGCGAGAGCAGCGGCAGGAGCGCCTGCGTGGAGTAGAGCATCGCGAACGTCGCGACGCCCGCCAGGAACAGCGCCACGCTCACCCTGCGGTACCCGGGCGTGCCCGGCGCGAGCCGCTCGTCACCGCCCGCCGCGCCGTCGCCGGGGGAGGCGGAGTGCTCAGGAGAGACGGAACGCTCAGGGGCGATGGAACGTTCAGAGGCGGCGGAACGCTCGGCGGCGACGGAGTGTTCGTGGGCGGCGGAAGGCTCGGCTGCGACGGCGTGTTCGTGAGCGAGGGAACGCTCGGGAACGCGGGAAACGGAGGCGCCGGCGACCGGCGCACCGGAATCAGCAGCAGGCATACCTCGAACGTACGGGCGTCCACTTGATGCGTCCAATGCATGAAACTGCTTCAATCGATCACATGACGCATGACAGCAGGTCGGGGCCGCGAGTGCACTCCACAGGTGATCCGGAAGACATCGTGACGCTGCTGGCGCCCCGGCTCGCGCAGTTCGCCGGCGTCGCGCGCAGGGAGCACGTGACCCGTGCCGCGCAGGAGATGCGGATCCCGCAGTCCACGCTCTCCCGCGCCCTCGCCCGCCTCGAACGGGACCTGGGCGTCGACCTGTTCACCCGCCGCGGCCGTGCGCTCTCGCTCACCCCGGCGGGACGCACCTTCCTGGCCTCCGTCGAGCGCGCGCTCGGGGAGGTGGAGCGCGCCGCGGAGGCCGTGCGGGCCGACGCCGACCCCGCCACGGGCAAGGTCGCCTTCGGGTTCCTGCACACCATGGGCTCCGAGACGGTGCCCGGCCTGATCAGGGCGTTCCGCGCCGACCACCCGGGGATCCGCTTCAGCCTGGTGCAGAACTACGGCGAGGCCATGCTGGAGCGGCTGCGGGCCGGGGAGCTGGACCTGTGCCTGACCTCACCGGTGCCGAGCGAGCCCGGCCTGGTCGCCACCCGGCTCGACGAGCAGCGGCTGCACCTCGTCGTGCCCGACGACCACCGGCTCGCCGGACGCAGGCGGGTCAGGCTCGCCGAGGCCGCCGACGAGGCCTTCGTGACGCTGGAGCCGGGCTACGGCATGCGGCGCATCGCGGACGACCTGTGCCGGGCGGCGGGGTTCAGGCCCCGGATCGCGTTCGAGGGGGAGGAGACGGAGACGTTGCGCGGGCTGGTCGCCGCGGGGCTGGGCGTGGCGCTGCTGCCGCCGCCCCCGGTGCCCCGCCCGGGCGTGGCCGAACTGACCGTCAGCGCCCCGCGCGCGGCCCGCGAGATCGGCGTCGCCTGGCTGGAGGGCCGCGAGGACACGCCCCCGGTGGCCGCCTTCAAACGCTTCCTGCTGTCCCGCAGGGACCGCCTGCTGCCCCGCTGACGGCACGGGGCCCGCCCTCGGAGCCCCCGAACCCCCGCCCCCTCAGCGCACCTTCGTCGCCCGCCGCGGCGCCCCGCTGAACCCGGAGGCCAGCGGCATCCGCAGGCCGAGCGGCGGCGGCGCGGCGAGCGCGTCCTGCACCGGGCGCGAGAACGGGTGCCCGAACATCGTCCCCAGCGCGAAGTCCGTGGTCAGCGCGGTGATCTCGGAACGGTACTGGCGCAGCCCGTGCCCGTCGGAGTGCACCTCGAAGCGGCACACGTCGCGGTTGGCCTTCTTCGCGCGCGCGGCCAGCCGGAAGGACAACTCCGGGTCCGTGCGCTGGTCGTTGGTGCCGTGCACGATCAGCACGTGCCGTCCCGAGAGCTGCTTGACCGGCTCCGGGGACGCGGCGACGTCGTCCTCGGGCAGCCAGGGGGCCAGCGCCACCACGGCCTCGACGGCGTCGTGCCCGCCCGCGTGCAGCGCCGCCCGGCCGCCCATGCCGGCGCCCACCAGGCAGATCGGCACGTCACCGTAGCGCCGCACGCACTCGTCGGCGGCCCGGAACGCGTCCTGCGCGAGCTGTGCCTGGGCGCCGTTCCAGCCCCGGTAGCGGTAGTGCACGACGTGCGCGGTCAGGCCCTCCATGCGGCCCGCGTGGACGAGCGTGCGGCCGAGCAGGCCCAGGGACAGCGAGGCGAGCGGCGGGGGCCTGCGGCCGGAGACCTCCGCGCCGCGCGGCAGCAGCAGCACCACGCCCCCCACCGTTCTCGGCTCGGATCCGATCGCCCTCCCCAGCCTGGGCCCCGGCGTCGCTTGCTCTGCCATGACAGAACAGTGTCAGAAGCAGTGGTGTACGCGACCCGTCCGCACGATCACTGTTACGTATCGACCCGTTGTCCGCTCATCGGTCTACGCGCGTAGGAGTAGGATGCGGAAGATGACCAGCAAGTCCACCCAGAACCATGCCATTCCGAGTCCGGACGAGATCGGGCGCGCGCCCAAGGTACTGCTCCACGACCACCTCGACGGCGGCCTGCGGCCGGGCACCGTCGCCGACCTCGCCGAGGCGGCCGGGTACCGGAACCTGCCCGAGACGGATGCCGGAAGGCTCGGCGAGTGGTTCCGGGCCGCCGCGGACTCCGGCTCGCTGGAGCGGTACCTGGAAACGTTCTCGCACACCGTGGGCGTGATGCAGTCCGCGCAGGCGCTGCACCGGGTGGCCGCCGAGTGCGCCGAGGACCTGGCGGAGGACGGGGTGGTCTACGCGGAGGTGCGGTACGCCCCGGAGCAGCACCTTCAGGCGGGCCTCGCGCTCCCCGAGGTCGTCGAGGCGGTCAACGCGGGCTTCCGCGAGGGCGAGCGGCGGGCACGGGAGCGGGGCCGGCGGATCCGGGTCGGCGCGCTGCTGACGGCGATGCGGCA
The nucleotide sequence above comes from Streptomyces sp. TS71-3. Encoded proteins:
- a CDS encoding LysR family transcriptional regulator, with translation MTHDSRSGPRVHSTGDPEDIVTLLAPRLAQFAGVARREHVTRAAQEMRIPQSTLSRALARLERDLGVDLFTRRGRALSLTPAGRTFLASVERALGEVERAAEAVRADADPATGKVAFGFLHTMGSETVPGLIRAFRADHPGIRFSLVQNYGEAMLERLRAGELDLCLTSPVPSEPGLVATRLDEQRLHLVVPDDHRLAGRRRVRLAEAADEAFVTLEPGYGMRRIADDLCRAAGFRPRIAFEGEETETLRGLVAAGLGVALLPPPPVPRPGVAELTVSAPRAAREIGVAWLEGREDTPPVAAFKRFLLSRRDRLLPR
- a CDS encoding sigma-70 family RNA polymerase sigma factor; this translates as MSDMTATTTDEADLDRRLEQYRTELTGYCYRMLGSSFEAEDAVQDTMVRAWRGYDRFEGRSSLRSWLYRIANNVCLDHLSAGNRRARPMDLTEPGAAATAVLKERPEPTWLEPVADGRVLPSSADPAQEAVARESVRLAFVAALQHLPPKQRSVLILREVLAWRAGEVAELLETSVASVNSALQRARATLAAARVKDSEPLKPMDEEQQKLLERYVRAFEGYDMKELTALLHEDAVLSMPPYDLWLRGPGEIEAWMLGKGAGCRGSRLLPTVANGTPAFGQYRRSTSGPGHDAWALQVLEMSEGRITGLTSFLDTARLFPAFGLPLHLEAEADQG
- a CDS encoding STAS domain-containing protein codes for the protein MTYPPPPGLPGVDALTPAPLVLPERAGPDELARLCAVVRARLEVARGGVVVCDARAVRGAGLEAVEMLARLELAARRAGGRIRIRGAAPGLRALLALVGLRFEMERETEGGEEPGGVQERGEAGDPPL
- a CDS encoding MFS transporter, translating into MPAADSGAPVAGASVSRVPERSLAHEHAVAAEPSAAHEHSVAAERSAASERSIAPERSVSPEHSASPGDGAAGGDERLAPGTPGYRRVSVALFLAGVATFAMLYSTQALLPLLSQEFGAGESTAAWTVSAATGALALAVLPLSMLSERWRHRPSGRGGGRRTVMTASLAVAVVVGLLVPFAPSIGVLVALRAAQGAALAGLPASAMAYLAEEVRPKALVAAVGLFVAGNSIGGMSGRIISGWIAQEWGWRWAVGAIGLIALVCAALFRVLLPAPRRGRAAGAGRSGGAPARGTSPAGAEAAVDARALVRAVRDHLANPLLRRLYAIGALFMMVFGGSYTVIAYRLSDAPFSLPQGLIGSVFVIYLVGTGSSAAAGRLVNRLGRRGALYLAAGTTAAGLLVSLADSLPAVLLGLVLITAGFFAGHAVASSAVSRTAQHGRAQASALYQSGYYIGSSAGSALGAIAFRAAGWSGMVALGLLAVAGVAVITLLGTRAARRHQVGGPAPSAH
- a CDS encoding prolyl oligopeptidase family serine peptidase, which gives rise to MAEQATPGPRLGRAIGSEPRTVGGVVLLLPRGAEVSGRRPPPLASLSLGLLGRTLVHAGRMEGLTAHVVHYRYRGWNGAQAQLAQDAFRAADECVRRYGDVPICLVGAGMGGRAALHAGGHDAVEAVVALAPWLPEDDVAASPEPVKQLSGRHVLIVHGTNDQRTDPELSFRLAARAKKANRDVCRFEVHSDGHGLRQYRSEITALTTDFALGTMFGHPFSRPVQDALAAPPPLGLRMPLASGFSGAPRRATKVR
- a CDS encoding Uma2 family endonuclease, whose product is MSALTVDHSTAHGHEWDDLVRIWEETDAPEGCTVEIIEGIVTVTPPLSNAHNDIADCVQRRLYQVVPEDWGVYATQGTAFPLKDGLYVPDLVAVPRAVLRAEGGNYIPATTAELVVEITSKSNASTDRITKAAAYASAGIPLYLLIDAWAPGGPTVTLYGEPKADVYRVLTAGKFGDTIKLPEPFGLDLDTSIFPTSG